The proteins below come from a single Micromonas commoda chromosome 8, complete sequence genomic window:
- a CDS encoding predicted protein, whose amino-acid sequence MPAVARWVAVPARPRRCVRAASGQGRGRGGGGYQQRAGGVLRDPYDTLGVATDASQAEVKLAFRKLVRTYHPDVNPDENAAARFRRINAAYEIVGDVERRRRFDLGQDWEVRPRTFVPREKKQITILVVYPSTPPNPTSPLTPSRRRRPWTRDGCPRRRQRRERGRRRTTRTRRDPQRRLRLGGRESEPTSR is encoded by the coding sequence atgcccgcggtggcgcggtgggtcgccgtccccgcgcggccgcggcgatgcgtccgcgcggcgtcgggccagggccggggccggggcggcggcgggtaccAGCAAAGGGCGGGCGGTGTGCTCCGCGACCCGTACGACACCCTCGGGGTCGCaacggacgcgtcgcaggCTGAGGTGAAGCTCGCCTTTCGAAAGCTGGTCCGGACCTATCACCCGGACGTGAACCCGGACGAGAACGCGGCTGCGCGGTTCAGACGGATCAACGCCGCGTATGagatcgtcggcgacgtcgagcgacgccggagGTTCGACCTGGGACAGGACTGGGAGGTGCGCCCCCGAACCTTCGTCCCGCGGGAAAAAAAACAAATCACGATCCTAGTAGTCTATCCATCTACTCCCCCGAACCCAACCTCTCCACTCACTCCGTCCCGACGTCGCAGGCCATGGACGAGGGATGGATGCCCGAGGCGGAGACaaaggcgcgagcgcgggcgacggcgtacgacccgaacgcggcgcgatcCCCAAAGGAggctccgcctcggcggacgcgaaaGCGaaccgacgtcgcgctga
- a CDS encoding predicted protein, which yields MARGHAPADEASTNSPALSSETYRVRGWDERELGALRRHYAREGWVVVRRLVTTDEVDALHAATDALQAEASAFTRSRRERGVYFEVQSASGRKGDPAVAPGVLRKITSPSKRSKAFASLTTHANVRAVCAQLCGVSDGTAEEGSAAPSPGRRRSSSSSMRCVVDQVNLKHPLGAGTGFPWHQDVSFLKPDARAACEAHGGCNAVVAMDPSHEENGGFVVLGGTHRLGEKFTQTRDAYDGAADVSGDVFDLSRRFCPRLAPGDAIFFHPALAHGSGTNHSPERRRIATLWFVGAGD from the coding sequence ATGGCGCGCGggcacgcccccgcggatgAAGCGTCGACCAACTCGCCAGCGCTCTCGAGCGAGACTTATCGAGTTCGGGGttgggacgagcgcgagctcggcgcgctgagGCGCCActacgcgcgcgagggatgGGTCGTGGTCCGCCGCCTGGTCACCAccgacgaggtcgacgcgcttcacgcggcgacggacgcgctccaggcggaggcgtcggcgttcacgcggagccggcgcgagcggggcgtCTACTTCGAGGTGCAATCCGCGTCGGGTCGCAAGGGcgacccggcggtggcgccggggGTGCTCCGCAAGATCACCTCCCCGTCCAAGCGCTCCaaggcgttcgcgtcgctcacgaCGCACGCAAACGTGCGCGCCGTGTGCGCGCAGCTGTGCGGGGTGAGCGACGGGACAGCCGAAGAAGGGAGCGCCGCGCCAAgccccgggcgccgccgttcgtcgtcgtcgtcgatgcgaTGCGTCGTGGACCAAGTCAACCTGAAGCatcccctcggcgccggcaccgGGTTCCCGTGGCACCAGGACGTCTCCTTCCTGAAacccgacgcgagggcggcgtgcgaggcgcACGGCGGGTGcaacgccgtcgtcgcgatggacccgTCGCACGAAGAGAACGGCGggttcgtcgtcctcggggggACCCATCGTCTCGGCGAAAAGTTTACGCAGACGAGGGACGcgtacgacggcgcggcggatgttTCCGGGGACGTCTTCGACCTTTCCAGACGTTTCTGCCCGCGTTtggcacccggggacgcgATATTCTTTCACCCCGCGCTAGCGCACGGGTCCGGGACGAATCACTCGCCGGAGCGGAGGAGGATAGCGACGCTGTGGTTCGTCGGAGCCGGCGATTAG
- a CDS encoding predicted protein, giving the protein MASMTTVNLALGSRAAVRGAKVQQKRTVAAKKVAAAARAELSQVEKAAAVAAVTVAAATPAQASELGEDLFAIFDSIDKAADKVEEAFGVVAQGVEKVGEVVEKVTPVVKPLAERAVEAATPVVKAGADYAGRAAGPIVQDAASKVSAAGAGAVDAAGNAIKARGIDVEPVAGVVGKAASTVAGAASSVLPSVDDVTGFLSTASPTELAEVGAGAVALYLLSPALLGAFGGVLRGYAGSVRPVEAYDAVTTGKCVIVDIRQDTGRGEIKVPRGKVLSIPREKLSGNFKNMGDVEANLTALKVASLKGVKRGTKVLILDNNGGSDATKVAKALAAQGFGKAFVVQGGFNGWANAGLAIER; this is encoded by the exons ATGGCCTCCATGACCACCGtcaacctcgccctcggctcccgcgccgccgtccgcggcgcgaaggtgcAGCAGAAgcgcaccgtcgccgccaagaaggtcgccgccgccgcgcgcgccgagctctcCCAGG tcgagaaggccgccgccgtcgccgccgtgaccgtcgccgccgccacccccgcccaggcctccgagctcggcgag GACCTGTTCGCCATCTTCGACAGCATCGACAAGGCCGCCGATAAGGTCGAGGAGGccttcggcgtcgtcgcgcagggcgtcgagaAGGTTGGCGAGGTTGTCGAGAAGGTGACCCCCGTCGTCAAgcccctcgccgagcgcgccgtcgaggccgccACCCCCGTCGTCAAGGCCGGCGCCGACTacgccggccgcgccgccggacccATCGTCCAggacgccgcctccaaggtgtccgccgccggcgccggcgccgtcgacgccgcgggcaacGCCATCAAGGCTCgcggcatcgacgtcgagcccgtcgcgggcgtcgtcggcaaAGCCGCGTCtaccgtcgccggcgccgcgtcgtccgtcctcccttccgtcgacgacgtcaccgggttcctctccaccgcgtcccccaccgagctcgccgaggttggcgcgggcgcggtcgcgctctACCTCCTctcccccgcgctcctcggcgcgttcggcggcgttcTCCGCGGGTACGCTGGTTCCGTTCGCCCCGTCGAGGCGTACGACGCGGTGACCACCGGCAAGTGCGTCATCGTGGACATCCGCCAGGACACCGGCCGCGGGGAGATCAAGGTCCCTCGCGGCAAGGTGCTGTCCATCCCCCGCGAGAAGCTCAGCGGCAACTTCAAGAACatgggcgacgtcgaggcgaacctcaccgcgctcaaggtGGCGAGCCTCAAGGGCGTGAAGCGAGGCACCAAGGTGCTCATCCTCGACAACAACGGCGGCTCGGACGCGACCAAGGTtgccaaggcgctcgcggcgcagggctTCGGCAAGGCGTTCGTGGTGCAGGGTGGCTTCAACGGCTGGGCGAACGCGGGTCTCGCCATCGAGCGCTAA
- a CDS encoding predicted protein yields MKVAVTGAGGRTGSLCMKLLAQSPEFAPPRGLVRSEKSAAKVKKLLGAESDAECVIGDVSDATSCRALCEGCDGLVILTSAVPKPKIASLVVAIVSKILPWMDAKRPEFYFPDEGRPELVDWAYQKNQIDAAKAAGVKKVVLVSSMGGTQIDNFLNTMGDGNILLWKRKAEMYLKASGLDYAIVHPGGLLDKEGGKRELLAGLDDSLLSGDRRSVPRADVARVAVACLTLAEARNVSFDLASREEGEGSGATTDVGAMLANLPGEYDYSMPTGSPVPLP; encoded by the coding sequence ATGAAGGTggccgtcaccggcgcgggcggccgaACCGGCTCGCTCTGCATgaagctcctcgcgcagtCGCCCGAGTTCGCCCCGCCCAGAGGACTGGTGCGCAGCGAAaagtccgcggcgaaggtgaaGAAGCTGCTGGGCGCCGAGTCCGACGCCGAGTgcgtcatcggcgacgtcTCCGATGCGACGTCGTGCCGCGCGCTGTGCGAGGGGTGCGACGGCCTGGTCATCCTCACGTCCGCGGTGCCCAAGCCCAagatcgcgtcgctcgtcgtcgccatcgtgtCCAAGATCCTGCCCTGGATGGACGCCAAACGCCCGGAGTTTTACTTCCCAGACGAGGGCCGACCCGAGCTCGTGGACTGGGCGTACCAGAAGAACCAGATtgacgccgccaaggcggcgggggtgaaGAAGGTGGTGCTGGTGTCGTCGATGGGGGGCACGCAGATCGACAACTTCCTCAACACGATGGGCGACGGCAACATCCTCCTCTGGAAGCGCAAGGCGGAGATGTACCTGAAGGCGTCGGGGCTGGACTACGCCATCGTGCACCCCGGGGGCTTGCTCGACAAGGAGGGCGGAaagcgcgagctgctcgcgggATTGGACGACTCGCTGCTGAGCGGCGATCGGCGATCGgtgccccgcgcggacgtcgcgcgcgtcgccgtggcgtGCCTCacgctggcggaggcgaggaacGTCAGCTTCGACCTGGCGAGCAGGGAGGAAGGGGAGggatcgggcgcgacgacggacgtcggcgcgatgctcgcgaaCCTGCCCGGGGAGTACGACTACTCGATGCCGACGGGCTCCCCCGTGCCGCTTCCCtga
- a CDS encoding predicted protein — MHASVACRLAPRVAVALFSAPRSSPTSPPPGFAPRATTTTTTTMSASSQHPSRPRRYIDVGANLTDGMFRGEYHGKTYHEPDLDVVLRRAWDVGVEKVMVTAGTLPEAREAIDLADRFDRGDSPEGAHHGDGDPERRSSPRRLFTTVGVHPTRCGEFEASGDGDAYLQSLVALAVEGAKAGRVVAVGECGLDYDRLQFCDADSQRRWFEAQFEITRATGLPMFLHMRAAAEDFTAIVRRNLDGFKGGCVHSFTGTWEEADALLKMRDDVYIGLNGCSLRTEESLAVAKRLPNDRIVIETDAPWCGIKASHPGHGFVGTTWPAKDKKKRAAVDSGETVKDRSEPCHVAQVLEVIAAVKGEDADELAEIYRRNALRLFFPEEYAALG, encoded by the coding sequence ATgcacgcgtcggtggcgtgcAGACTCgcaccccgcgtcgccgtcgcgctctttTCAGCCCCGCGATCAtctccgacgtcgccgcctcctggATTCGCGCCCCGagccacgacgacgacgacgacgacgatgagcgcctcgtcgcagCATCcatctcgtccgcgtcgttaCATCGACGTCGGGGCGAACCTGACGGACGGCATGTTCCGCGGCGAGTACCACGGCAAGACCTACCACGAACCGGACCtggacgtcgtcctccgccgcgcgtgggacgtcggcgtggagAAGGTCATGGTCACCGCGGGGACCCtgcccgaggctcgcgaggcgaTCGATCTCGCGGACCGATTCGACCGGGGGGATTCGCCGGAAGGTGCCCAccacggggacggggacccCGAACGACGatcgagcccgcggcgtctGTTCACGACGGTCGGGGTGCATCCGACGCGATGCGGCGAGTTCGAggcgtccggcgacggcgacgcgtaccTCCaatccctcgtcgcgctcgcggtcgagggcgcgaaggCGGGCAGGGTGGTGGCGGTTGGAGAGTGCGGGCTCGATTACGACAGGCTGCAGTTTTGCGACGCGGATTCGCAGCGCAGATGGTTCGAGGCGCAGTTCGAGATCACCCGCGCCACGGGTCTGCCCATGTTCCTGCacatgcgcgccgccgcggaggacttCACGGCGATCGTCCGGCGCAACCTCGACGGGTTTAAAGGCGGGTGCGTGCACTCGTTCACGGGCACGTGGGAAGAGGCCGATGCGCTCCTTAagatgcgcgacgacgtgtaCATCGGGCTGAACGGATGCAGTTTGCGCACGGAGgagtcgctcgcggtggcgaagcGGCTGCCGAACGATCGCATCGTGatcgagacggacgcgccgtggTGCGGGATCAAGGCTTCGCACCCCGGGCACGGGTTCGTCGGCACGACGTGGCCGGCGAAGGATAAGAAGAAGCgagccgcggtggactcgGGGGAGACGGTGAAGGATAGGTCGGAGCCGTGTCACGTCGCGCAGGTGCTGGAggtgatcgccgcggtgaagggGGAGGATGCGGACGAATTGGCGGAGATTTACAGGCGGAACGCGCTCAGGCTGTTCTTCCCGGAGGAATACGCCGCGCTGGGATGA
- a CDS encoding predicted protein, producing the protein MDTPSRRGCRRARSLSLLAWPICPYTRVWAREDVTSFHEKLRLFDAHGRGARGERPRGRHVGRPADAPIRAMMREPATVDERAPLLRGAGSGFNRRGASIRGCLDDVSRVASNRWFRAAMVAKSAFFTLGTVILLHHGTSMSTGRTRREGNGYLEVPAEAHFAPLWSGDHLRHHPAADDLNVAWFPVHRGRFVMDQAAERAKDAARGGNRAKDDRMPKWPKHVIGGDDWADLGVVAMSGAFGGAREKQPEFWFHAVPGDVPVVSMDVRGHGESERGWNALSVDDAFDAVRWNLMANDVLAVADDAKFRRVVLVGSSMTNAVALWAAVSPHVKDRVAGVLLVRPATGWEIRGEGICKLRKIAWTHASFAMLLRRSRRFAEGVAADELDSDDLPPLPTPELTSSLVGKSERVREGDANAKGGSDSGGSKGGARSDSESGWVSRWVLKGSAWKRYRGNPGLGKPSTKVEPRDEVYKSIKELDPGLDGYWSKMVEKYLGTSTDGANYLAAAKRYAESEPEEWRRISPLVPLRYLGDKVSDYPSRRALQLWFASPAGNKTPVKVIAYNWSRTHRYVMAKALRFLTWGDWSRDYLADGHDGLARDIAEFVEKVRRREESIAGGDSPGGGDGGKESDEFWREDEEDEERIAGVTRDEDWVRSDYVDSLDYDDGNADDVREDDDDEASSALGRRRRRRTTRAMHGLMKEIDALLGAEDAEDMEAEIDSVPGHVLEKEATRLVRADAERVTARGRSLDDWLVENFGPKKSLASLDLLDYCDGRCCRLKTQLPESGWVPEKARSGPGIQWVFHEELASEEAKCYAREAEDAAREERRVRAGGRLTREERVDVEAEQFCVAVIKARAEETKSAAEESRATLAASVGDVEKSSAATS; encoded by the coding sequence ATGGACACGCCaagccggcgcgggtgccgacgagcGAGGTCGCTTTCCCTGCTGGCTTGGCCCATCTGCCCATACACGCGGGTGTGGGCACGAGAGGATGTAACATCCTTTCACGAGAAGTTGCGCCTCTTCGACGCACacggacggggcgcgcgcggcgaacgacctCGCGGGAGACACGTCGGGCGTCCCGCGGACGCTCCGATACGCGCGATGATGCGggagccggcgacggtggacgagcgcgcgccgcttctccgcggcgccgggtccggATTTAACCGACGAGGTGCCTCCATCCGAGGgtgcctcgacgacgtctcgcgcgtcgcgagcaaCCGGTGGtttcgcgcggcgatggtcgCCAAGAGCGCGTTCTTCACGCTCGGCACCGTCATCCTGCTTCATCACGGCACGTCGATGTCCacgggacggacgcggcgcgagggcaACGGGTACCTCGAGGTCCCGGCCGAGGCGCACTTCGCCCCGCTCTGGAGCGGCGACCACCTCCGCCATcatcccgccgcggacgacctgAACGTCGCGTGGTTTCCCGTGCACCGCGGCCGTTTCGTCATGGACCAAGCCGCCGAACGggcgaaggacgccgcgcgcggcgggaaccGCGCTAAGGACGACCGCATGCCCAAGTGGCCGAAGCACGTCatcggcggggacgactgGGCGgatctcggcgtcgtcgcaaTGTCCGGCGCATTCGGAGGCGCGAGGGAGAAGCAGCCCGAGTTTTGGTTCCACGCCGTGCCGGGAGACGTACCGGTGGTCTCCATGGACGTCCGCGGCCACGGCGAATCCGAACGCGGCTGGAACGCCCtcagcgtcgacgacgccttcgacgcggTGCGATGGAACCTCATGGCCAACGACGTCCTCgcagtcgccgacgacgccaaatTCCGCAGAGTCGTCTTGGTGGGCTCGTCCATGAccaacgcggtggcgctgtgggcggcggtgagcccGCACGTCAAggaccgcgtcgcgggggttTTGCTCGTCAGGCCCGCCACGGGGTGGGAGATCAGGGGCGAGGGGATATGCAAGCTGCGGAAAATCGCGTGGACGCACGCGTCATTCGCCATGCTGCTTCGCCGGTCCAGGCGGTTCGCGGAaggggtggcggcggacgagctcgactcggacgacctgccgccgctgccgacgccggagctgacgtcgtcgctcgttGGTAAATCGGAGCGCGTGCGGGAgggggacgcgaacgcgaaggGGGGATCCGATTCGGGTGGATCGAAAGGCGGGGCGCGATCGGATTCCGAGTCCGGGTGGGTGTCCAGGTGGGTGCTGAAGGGGAGCGCGTGGAAGCGGTACCGGGGCAACCCCGGGCTCGGGAAACCCTCGACGAAAGTCGaaccgcgcgacgaggtgTACAAGTCcatcaaggagctcgaccCGGGACTGGACGGGTACTGGTCGAAGATGGTGGAGAAGTACCtcgggacgtcgacggacgGCGCGAATTACCtagccgccgcgaagcgatACGCCGAatccgagcccgaggagtgGCGACGCATCTCCCCGCTCGTGCCCCTTCGCTACCTAGGCGACAAGGTGAGCGATTACCCCTCGCGCAGGGCGCTGCAGCTCTGgttcgcgtccccggcggggAACAAAACCCCGGTGAAGGTTATCGCGTACAACTGGAGCAGGACGCACCGGTACGTCATGGCCAAGGCGCTCAGGTTTCTCACGTGGGGCGACTGGTCACGGGAttacctcgccgacggccaCGACGGGTTGGCCCGGGACATCGCGGAGTTTGTCGAGAaggttcgccgacgcgaagagtccatcgcgggcggtgactcaccgggcggcggcgacggggggaaAGAGTCGGATGAATTTtggcgcgaggacgaggaggacgaggaacgcATCGCGGGCGTGACCAGGGACGAGGACTGGGTGCGGAGCGACTACGTCGACAGCCTCGACTACGACGACGGAAACGCGGACGACGTTCgggaagacgacgacgacgaggcgtccTCCGCTCtcggccggcgtcgccggagaaGGACCACCCGCGCCATGCACGGGTTGATGAAGGagatcgacgcgctcctcggcgccgaggacgcggaggacatGGAGGCGGAGATCGACTCGGTCCCCGGGCACGTcctcgagaaggaggcgacgcggctggtgcgcgcggatgccgaacgcgtcaccgcgcgggggcgcagCCTCGACGACTGGCTCGTCGAAAATTTCGGCCCCAAAAAATCTCTCGCGTCGTTGGACCTCCTCGACTACTGCGACGGGCGGTGCTGCAGGCTCAAGACCCAGCTCCCGGAGAGCGGGTGGGTGCCGGAGAAGGCGCGGTCGGGGCCCGGGATCCAGTGGGTGTTccacgaggagctcgcgtcggaggaggccaagtgctacgcccgcgaggcggaggacgcggcgagggaggagagaCGCGTTCGAGCCGGCGGGAGACTgacgcgggaggagcgcgtggacgtggaggctGAGCAGTTTTGCGTCGCCGTGAtcaaggcgcgcgcggaggagacgaaatcggcggcggaggagtcAAGGGCGACGCTGGCGGCTTCcgtgggcgacgtcgagaagagctccgcggcgactaGCTAG